TCGGCGATGTGCTGGAGGGTGTGAGCCTGCGGTTCGAGGTCGATCCCGGGCAGTCGCCTGGTCTCAACCTGCGGCTGGGGGGCGCGCAGCTCGGCTGGACGGTGGACAGTTATCTCAACGGGTTGGAGGCGACCCTGGCGGAGGCCGCCGGGCGGCCCGCGCGCAGGGGGGGTCACGATGCGGCATGACACCGATCCCCGGCCCAGCACGGCCGATCTGATCGACGCGGTGCTGGACGCGCCGCCGCCGCGCCCCGAGGTCAGCGAGGTGGGCCGCGTGGCCGAGCTTGGCGACGGGATCGCCATCGTGACCGGCCTCGCCCGGGCGCTGGCCGACGAGGTGCTCGATTTCGCCTCGGGTGTTTCGGGGATCGTGTTCGACCTGGAACCGGGGCGCCTGGGCGTGGTGCTGCTGGGCCCGTCGCAGAACGTCGCCATGGGCGAGGATGTGCGCCGCACGGGCCGCGTGGTGAGTGTGCCGGTCGGCCCTGCCACGCTGGGCCGGGTTGTCGATGCCCTGGGGCGGCCGCGCGACGAGCGCGACCCGGTGACGGACAGTCCGCTGGCACCGGTGGAGGCCGAGGCCCCCGATATCCTGTCGCGCACGCCGGTGTCGCGCCCGCTCGCCACCGGGCTGAAGGCGGTGGATGCCGCCGTGCCGGTAGGGCTGGGCCAGCGGCAATTGATCATCGGCGACCGGCAGACCGGCAAGACCTCGATCGCGGTGGATACGATCCTCAACCAGAAGGATACCGGCGTGATCTGCATCTATTGCGCCATCGGTCAGCGCGGCGATGCCGTGGCCAAGGTGATCGGCGCGCTGCAGGGCGGCGAGATGTTGGGGCAAACGGTGGTCATCGCGGCAGGCGACGAGGACGCGCCGGGGCTGGCCTATATCGCGCCTTATGCGGCGATGTCCGTGGCCGAAAGCTTCGCCGCGCAGGGGCGTGACGTGCTGGTCGTGCTGGACGATCTGACCCATCACGCGCGCACCTATCGCGAGCTGTCGCTGCTTCTGCGGCGCCCGCCGGGACGCGAGGCGTTCCCGGGCGACATCTTCTATGTTCATGCGCGGCTGCTGGAGCGGGCGGGGCAGTTCGGGGAAGGGGCGGGATCGATCACGGCGCTGCCGGTGGTCGAGACCCAGGCCGAGAACCTGTCGGCCTATATCCCCACCAACCTGATTTCGATCACCGATGGCCAGATCTACCTCTCGCCCAAGCTGGTACGCACGAACCAGTTCCCAGCGGTCGATCTGGGCGTCTCGGTCAGCCGGGTGGGCGGCAAGGCGCAGGCGCGTGCCTTTCGCGCGGTGGGGGGCAACCTGCGGGTCACGCTGTCGCAGTTCGAGGAGCTGGAGGAATTCGCCCGCTTCGGCACGCGGCTCGATGAGGACACCCGCGCGCGGCTGGCGCGGGGCGGGGCGGTGCGCAATGCCCTGCGCCAGGCCGAACGCGACCCGATGGCCGCCCACGAGCAGCTTGCCGTGCTGGTCGCGGCCATGGAGGGGCTGCTCGACGGGATGGACGAGGCCGCGGCGGGGGCCGCGATGCAGGCCATTCGCGCGGCGATCCGCGCCGCGGATGGCGGACTGCCCGAGATCATTGCCGGGGACGAAAAGCTGACCGAGGACGCGCGCGGGCATATCCTTGCAACCGCCCGTGCGGCCCTGGCGCAGACGGGACGGGGCGATGGCGCAGACGCTTGAACGGCTCACGGGCCGCACCGAAACGATGCGCGGCATCCGCAGCATCGTGCGGACGATGAAGACCATGTCGGCCATCAACGCGCTGCCCTATGAGCAGGCGGCCGATGCCATCGAGGCGTATCGCGACACGGCGATCCTCGGGTTCCGGGCCTTCGTGCGCAGTCACGGGCCCTTGCCGCGGGATGCCGCCACGGCGGGACAGCCGGTCGTGATCGCCTTCGGGTCGGACCACGGTTTGTGCGGTAATTACAACGAGCTTGTGGCACAACAGGTGGATCGCACCCGTCGCACCGATGTGGAGACGACGGTGATCTGCGTCGGCGCGCAGATGGAAGATGCGCTGGCGGGCCTCGGGATCGTTCCGGCAACGACACTCTTGCCGCCCGCCAATGCCGACGGGCTGGGGCGGCTGGCCGGCCGCCTGATTGCCCTGCTGGACGAGATCCGCGCCGCGCAGCCCGATGGACAGATCAACGTGACCCTCGTGTTCACCCAGCGCGCCGAGCACGGCCAGCAATCGCCGGTGTCCAGGCGGCTCCTGCCGCTCGACCCGGAACTGACGGACGGGTTCGCGCGCCAGCCCTGGCGCTCGCGCAGCTTGCCGCGCTTCACCCTTGCGCCCGAGCAACTTCTGGCGGCCCTGATCCGCAGCTTCCTGTTTGCGGAAATCTTCCGCGCCGCCGCTGAAGCCATGGTGACCGAGAACGCCGCGCGGCTGGCGCGGATGCAGCAGGCCGAACGTTCGGTCGACGAGCGTCTGGAGGAGCTGACCGCCGAGATGCGGTCGGTGCGCCAGAGCGAGATCACCACCGAGCTTCTGGACGTGATCATCGGGTTCGAGGCGATCAAGGGACGTCACCTGCGCAAGCCGAAAGGCCGCGGGGCGCGACAGGAAGGTCCGGACGAAAACGCCTCGGATCAGGGGCGTTAACCCGGATCGATGACGTGCCGGGGTGTTTGACCTAGGGATGTCATCAGCACCGCAACTCTCAGTCACGGAAAGACACAAGATGCTCTATGTCGACCTGCCTAGCCCCGCCGAAATCGGCCATCTCGACCTGCGCCGGTTGGATGGATTTGTATCGGTCTACTTGCCGACCACGCCGCTGACGGAAGACATCCGCCAGCGCCGCACGCGGCTGAAACAGCTCGAGGACGAGGCGGTGAGCCGACAGGAAGCATCGGGGCTTGAAAAGCTTAGGATCTGGCCGCTGGAAGAGCATTTCGAGACCGTGCTGGAGGATGACGATTTCTAGGCGCATCAGGCCCACAGCCTCGCGATCTTCGCCATGCCGAAGCATCTTCGGACCTATCGATTGCCAAGCGATTTGGCCGTGACCGAGCAGGCGACGGCGCTGGTCCGGTCGCTCGGAACCATCGCGGTGCTCCACCGGGGCATCGAAACCTCGCCTGACCGCATGAGCGATGCGGACCTGGTGCGGGCAACGTCCTTCGGGTGTGTGCATACCCTCATGGTGGATATCGACAGCATGGTTGCCAGCACGGTGTACGAGACGACAGGGGCTGTCAGCTGCCGGCCAGAGGGCATGGTGGGCGATTACGGCGTGCGGGACGAGATTGCCGGCCTCGCCTTGCGGACCGGCGCGCGGGTTCTTGCGGTGCGCGAAAAGGAGATTCCTAGCGGCAAACTTATCGCGGCAATCCTGCGATGCTCGGTTTGATTGGGGAGGGCCGGGGTCGTGCGGATGTCGGCCCGGTTCGGCGGCTCTCATTGTCCCAGGTTAAACCGATTGTTTTTTTCGGCGGTACATTATCTTGGAACGGGTCGCGTTCAAGTTCGGGAGACTTGCCATGCTGGTGAGCCGCATCATGCGTAAACCGGTGATGACCGTCGCACCGGAGGCATCGGTGCAGACCGCCGCTGCTCTGATGGCAAATCTGGACATCGGCGCCCTGGCGGTCGTTGACGATGGGCGGCCGGTGGGCATTCTGACGGATCGCGACATCGTGGTGAGACATGCTGCGAAGGCGGGCACCGATGCGCTGGTGGGGACGGTCATGACACCCTGTGTGGTGACGTGCCGTTCCGACCAGACCATCGAACGGGCCGCGCATCTGATGGCGGATCGGCAAATCCGCAGGCTCGTGGTGCTGGATGCCGATAACAGGGTCGTCGGCTTGCTGTCGCTGGGCGATATCGCCAATGACGCCAGCGAGGAACTGGCCGGTCAGACACTTGGCGAGATCGTCGAAACCCGATAGCTCAGGGCGCGCGCCGCGCGATGATCTCGTTGCGAAAACTCGCCAGATCGAGACCGGCCAGCGCGCATAGGGCGTCGATGTCGCACAGGTCGATCTCGGGCGGGGCCGGATAGGCCACGATTCCCTCGCGTTCGAAGCGCCGCAGCGTCCGGTTGACATGGACGTTGCTCATGCCAGTGAATTCGCCTAGCTTGTGCTGCGTCATGGGAAAGGCGAACCGGGTGCCGCTGGTCATCCCGACCGCTTCGAGGCGGACGAAGAATTCCAGCAAGGCATAGGCGATACGGTTCGCGGCACTGCCCTTTCCCACCCGCAATAGCAACTCGGATGTGCGCGATTGCATCCGGACAATTTCGGCGGCCATCAGTTCGCGCAGCCTCGCCATCTCCGGCTCGGGGCCGTTGACTCGCCCCGGCCCGATATTGATGAAGCGCGCGTCGCTCAGGGTTTCGACCGAAAAGGCGGCCAGCGGTGCATTGGCAGCGCCAATCAGCGCAAAATCCCCGGGCAGAAGGATGTCGATGATCTGCGATTCGCCATCGGGCAGCATTTTCGAGAAGGCGACCCATCCCTCCAGCAGAAGCATCGCATGATCCGCGAAGTCGTCCTCGCGGATGACGGCCTTGCCCCGGCGCGCGGTGTGGATTTGCGGATGCGGCTGGACGCGCAGGAAGAGGTCGATCAATGTCGGAACATGTCGTCCGACGGGCCCGTGCAAAAGCCCGGCGCGGGGTTCAGGTGCCATGGATCCCGAGCCGTGAAGGAGAAGGGAGCGGGCGCGAGAAGTCATAAATTACGATCATCGCGCAGACTAACAGTCCCGCCAGGTTTTGACCAGAATGTCAATTGAGAGATGCGCGGCCTCAGAGGCGCCTCTTTCATTTGAGCTCCGCAAGGTCTCCACTCGGCAGGCCTTGACCGCAACTCTATCAACGGGAAGAAACACGAACGGCCTCTACAGCTGAACGGCTCGGATCTGGGGCCCGGAGAAATCACGGCCAACCCGCCCCATACTGGGACCAGAAACGGGGGGCGAACTCCCTAGTGGATCACAGCGCTCCTCATTCCGAGAAACTTGACGAGGCAAACTCCTGGACAGTACCGCAATGACATCCGCACCCGCGCGCCCCAGCATGTCCCTGAAACTACGTCTGTCCCTTGGCGCAGCGCTGCTGGCGGCTGCGACTGTTCTCACGTCCAGCATTCTCTATTTCGGCTTGAACGAGGTTGCCGACCGGCTGGATACGGCACTCGCCTCGGAAAGGCGGATGGCGCGCTACGCCACAGCCTCAACACAGGCGGCGACCTTCCTTGTCATCGCCTCCGAGGCTGTGCAGGCTGGCCTACCCACCGAGGTGCGCCGGGAACGGATCCTGCAAGTGGTGGGTCAGTTGCAGGAGACCTTCACGCTCTTGCACGCGGATGTAGAGGAGGCGGTTTTCTCCGCGCGGGCTTTGGGCATTGATGGGCAATCCCGTTACGGCACGCAGTCCCTCGGGATCGCCCGCATGGAAGCCACCCTGGATCAAACGGTGAGGGGTTTGCTGACCGACACCCAGGACACCGAGCGGCTACGCGGCTATATCGACAGCTTCGCGACCAGTTTTGATCCCTTGCTTGGACAGGCGATCAACACCGAACGGCTCTTCAGAAGCGAAATCTTGTCGGGAATCGAGGCTCTGAGGATACAACTTGCGTGGATGGCACTGGGCATCGCCCTGGCCGCGGGTTTGAGCGTCGCGGCGTTCTATTTCGGTCTTGTGCGTCCGCAGTTCTATCGTCTCGACGCGGTACGCAGCGCCGCCGATCAGATCGGTCGGGGCGATTTTTCAGGTGTTTTGCCAGTTTCTCGCCTCGATGAGATTGGCCAGCTTTCGCAGCAGACCAACCGGATGGCGGCCGCTTTGTCGGACCGTCAAGCCAAGGTCGACGCGGAATGGACGCAACTCAACGAGATTATCGCAACACGGACCAAGGAATTGAAACAGGCGAACGCACGACTTGAGAAGACCGACGAGGATCGCCGCCGGTTTTTTGCGGATGTCAGTCACGAACTGCGGACACCGCTGACGGTCATATTGATGGAGGCTCAGATCGGCAGGCAATCTATCCCGGCGGCCGCCGATGCTTTTGCGACAATTGAAGCGCGCGCAGAGCGTCTTAATCGCAAGATCGATGACCTGCTTCGGCTGGCACGGTCTGAAACGGGTCAGCTTGCGCTGGCATGTGTCCCGGTCGCGTTGGACGCCCTTGTTGCGTCCGCGATCGAAGAGGTGCAGGCCGAACTCGACAACGCCGGAATGACGCTGGATCTTGTCCCTTTCCGCGAAACGCAGGTCAGGGCCGATCCCGACTGGCTCCGTCAGGTGCTGGTGAGCCTCGTTCGCAACGCGATCCGCCACGCGCGGAGCGGAGAGAAGCTCCGGATCGCCCCGGTGGTGCAACGCACGCAGGCCGGAGTATCGATCACCGACAATGGCCCCGGGATCCCTGCATCGCGACAATACCAGGTGTTCGAGCGTTTCTCTCAAGGGGCCGGCGCCACAAGCGCGCAGGGCTTCGGTATCGGCCTCGCGCTTGCCCGCTGGGTGATTGACGCACATGGCGGCGAGATATCACTGCAAAGCCCCTTGCCCCGGTCCGACGCGCTCGGAGAGCATCCGGGGCTGAGGATAACGATCCTCTTGCCCGCCGAAGACGCGATCGCAGATGCGTAGGGCACCGGAAAATCGCGATTGCCACTCCCTGCGCAACACCGCACACTACCGCCGATGACATCGCGCCTTCTGATCGTTGAGGATGACCCGGAGATCACATCGGCTCTCGTCAGAGGGCTGGCCCTACATGGCTACGAGGCGGAGGCTGAGAATCGCGCGGATCGCGCGCTCAGCCGCCTGACGGCAGGGATTTACTCCGGCGCTATCGTTGACGTGATGCTCGGCTCGGATTCCGGCGTCGAGCTTGTGAGGACCGCCCGCGCCCATGGCGCGACATTGCCGATCCTGATGCTCTCCGCCCTGTCGGGCGTGGAAGATCGTGCCACGGGACTGGCGGCAGGAGCAGATGACTACGTGGTCAAACCGTTCCACTTCGATGAGCTTGTCGCGCGGTTGCGCGTGCAAGAGCATAGGGCGCTGGCACAGCGTGTCAGCCCTGCCCGCCTGATCCGGACCTCGCGCCGCCTCGAGATGGGTCCCGACAGCGTGACCCTGACTGAGCGGGAGTTCGATCTGCTTGCGCTTCTGATCCGATCCGGAGAAGATCCGCAACCGCGGAGCCAGCTTCATGCCACGCTCTGGGCCGCCGAGGGCGCGAGTACTGAAAACGTCGTTGACGTCTATGTGGGCTATCTGCGCCGCAAGCTGGAAACTGCTGATTTCGGTTTTGAAATCAAGACAGTCCGAAACCGTGGGTTTTGCATCTCAGGGCGTCGCCCGGAACTCTTGGAGAGCTGAGAGAGATCCGCGACCGGGATTCTTAGAATATAAGAGTCGCCCGAGACATCTCTCTCTGTCAGGCTGACTACGTAATCAATGACCCCCGAGGGAGAAACCACTCATGGCATGGACAAAGCCCATCATCCGCGAAATCGAATGCGGCATGGAAATCAACATGTACGGCCCGGACAGCGACGAAGAGCGCGAAGTCCTGTTCTGAGACACTTGGCGCGCGGCATGATGTGAATGGCATTCCGCGCGCATATTCTGGGGGCTGCTGCCGGAGGCGGGTTGCCCCAGTGGAATTGTGGTTGTGACAACTGCAACCTCGCAAGATCCGGCACCATCCCCCCACAGACCCAGTCCTCCCTGGCCGTCACTGCAGACGGCACGTCCTGGGCGATTCTCAACGCATCGCCCGACATTCGCGGACAACTTGCCGACACACCGGCCCTGCACCCGACGGGCTTGCGCGATCTTCCGCTGCGCGCGGTGCTGGTCACGAATGGCGATATCGACCACGTGGCGGGCCTGCTGACCTTGCGCGAAATGCAGCCATTCCGTCTCTTTGCAACGGCAGGTATCCACGAGGTGCTGGCCGAAAACCCGATCTTCAATGCGGTAAACGCGACGGTCGTGCCGCGCGAGACCATCGCGCTCGATGCGCCATTCGAGCTGGTGCCGGGTCTCATCGCCACCCTGTTTCCCGTGCCCGGCAAGGTGCCGCTTTACCTCGAGGGAGAGACAGTGGAGACTGACTTGATCGGCGATCAGACCGTGGGCGTGCGTCTTCAGGCCCTCGACTCCACGGCCTACTACATCCCGGGCTGCGCGTTGCTGACCGACGACCTTCGCGCCCGGCTGGACGGGGCCGACACGCTCTTTTTCGACGGCACACTCTGGGCGGATGATGAAATGGTACGGGCGGGTCTCGGCAAAAAGACCGGCAAGCGCATGGGCCATATGTCCATGAGCGGCCCAGACGGGTCCATCGCCGCGTTCGAGGGCCTGTCCATCCGGCAGAAGATCTACGTCCACATGAATAACACGAACCCGGTGCTCCGCCCCAGCTCGGCCGAGAAGGCGCAAGCAGAGGCCGCGGGCTGGATCATCGGGCAAGATGGTATGGAGGTGTCCTGATGGCCCAAACCCGTGAGCAATTCGAAGCCCGCCTGCGCCAGATCGGCGCCGAACGTTACCACGACCTGCACCCGTTTCACGACCGGCTGCATGGAGGATCCTGCACCCCGGACCAGGTCCGTGCCTGGGTAATCAACCGCTACTACTACCAGCATTCTATTCCGATGAAGGACGCGGCCTTCATGTCGCGGGTCGAAAGCCCGGATCTGCGCCGGGCTTGGCGTTCGCGGATCGAAGACCATGACGGCACGGCCGAGAACGAGGGCGGTATCCGGCGCTGGCTCCGGCTGGCCGAAGCGGTGGGGCTTGAGCCCGATTACGTGGCATCCTGCGAGGGCGTGCTGCCCGCCACCAGATTCGCCGTGGATGCCTATGTACGTTTCGTGCGCGAGAAGACCCTGCTCGAGGCCGTGGCGGCCTCCCTGACCGAGCTTTTCGCGCCTAAGATTCACGCCAACCGCATCCAGGGATTGTTGAAGAACTACGCCTTTGCCGATGACAGCTCGCTCAGTTATTTCCGCAATCGCCTCAAAGAGGCGCCCAAGGACGTGGCCTTTGGCCTGTCATGGGTGCTCGATCACGCGGACACGCAGGAAAAACAGGACGCTGCGGCCAAGGCGCTGGTCTTCAAGACAGATGTGCTCTGGGCGCAGCTCGACGCGCTCAGT
The Dinoroseobacter shibae DFL 12 = DSM 16493 genome window above contains:
- a CDS encoding F0F1 ATP synthase subunit alpha, which produces MRHDTDPRPSTADLIDAVLDAPPPRPEVSEVGRVAELGDGIAIVTGLARALADEVLDFASGVSGIVFDLEPGRLGVVLLGPSQNVAMGEDVRRTGRVVSVPVGPATLGRVVDALGRPRDERDPVTDSPLAPVEAEAPDILSRTPVSRPLATGLKAVDAAVPVGLGQRQLIIGDRQTGKTSIAVDTILNQKDTGVICIYCAIGQRGDAVAKVIGALQGGEMLGQTVVIAAGDEDAPGLAYIAPYAAMSVAESFAAQGRDVLVVLDDLTHHARTYRELSLLLRRPPGREAFPGDIFYVHARLLERAGQFGEGAGSITALPVVETQAENLSAYIPTNLISITDGQIYLSPKLVRTNQFPAVDLGVSVSRVGGKAQARAFRAVGGNLRVTLSQFEELEEFARFGTRLDEDTRARLARGGAVRNALRQAERDPMAAHEQLAVLVAAMEGLLDGMDEAAAGAAMQAIRAAIRAADGGLPEIIAGDEKLTEDARGHILATARAALAQTGRGDGADA
- a CDS encoding F0F1 ATP synthase subunit gamma; this encodes MAQTLERLTGRTETMRGIRSIVRTMKTMSAINALPYEQAADAIEAYRDTAILGFRAFVRSHGPLPRDAATAGQPVVIAFGSDHGLCGNYNELVAQQVDRTRRTDVETTVICVGAQMEDALAGLGIVPATTLLPPANADGLGRLAGRLIALLDEIRAAQPDGQINVTLVFTQRAEHGQQSPVSRRLLPLDPELTDGFARQPWRSRSLPRFTLAPEQLLAALIRSFLFAEIFRAAAEAMVTENAARLARMQQAERSVDERLEELTAEMRSVRQSEITTELLDVIIGFEAIKGRHLRKPKGRGARQEGPDENASDQGR
- a CDS encoding CBS domain-containing protein, which produces MLVSRIMRKPVMTVAPEASVQTAAALMANLDIGALAVVDDGRPVGILTDRDIVVRHAAKAGTDALVGTVMTPCVVTCRSDQTIERAAHLMADRQIRRLVVLDADNRVVGLLSLGDIANDASEELAGQTLGEIVETR
- a CDS encoding Crp/Fnr family transcriptional regulator, encoding MAPEPRAGLLHGPVGRHVPTLIDLFLRVQPHPQIHTARRGKAVIREDDFADHAMLLLEGWVAFSKMLPDGESQIIDILLPGDFALIGAANAPLAAFSVETLSDARFINIGPGRVNGPEPEMARLRELMAAEIVRMQSRTSELLLRVGKGSAANRIAYALLEFFVRLEAVGMTSGTRFAFPMTQHKLGEFTGMSNVHVNRTLRRFEREGIVAYPAPPEIDLCDIDALCALAGLDLASFRNEIIARRAP
- a CDS encoding sensor histidine kinase, with the translated sequence MTSAPARPSMSLKLRLSLGAALLAAATVLTSSILYFGLNEVADRLDTALASERRMARYATASTQAATFLVIASEAVQAGLPTEVRRERILQVVGQLQETFTLLHADVEEAVFSARALGIDGQSRYGTQSLGIARMEATLDQTVRGLLTDTQDTERLRGYIDSFATSFDPLLGQAINTERLFRSEILSGIEALRIQLAWMALGIALAAGLSVAAFYFGLVRPQFYRLDAVRSAADQIGRGDFSGVLPVSRLDEIGQLSQQTNRMAAALSDRQAKVDAEWTQLNEIIATRTKELKQANARLEKTDEDRRRFFADVSHELRTPLTVILMEAQIGRQSIPAAADAFATIEARAERLNRKIDDLLRLARSETGQLALACVPVALDALVASAIEEVQAELDNAGMTLDLVPFRETQVRADPDWLRQVLVSLVRNAIRHARSGEKLRIAPVVQRTQAGVSITDNGPGIPASRQYQVFERFSQGAGATSAQGFGIGLALARWVIDAHGGEISLQSPLPRSDALGEHPGLRITILLPAEDAIADA
- a CDS encoding response regulator transcription factor, producing the protein MTSRLLIVEDDPEITSALVRGLALHGYEAEAENRADRALSRLTAGIYSGAIVDVMLGSDSGVELVRTARAHGATLPILMLSALSGVEDRATGLAAGADDYVVKPFHFDELVARLRVQEHRALAQRVSPARLIRTSRRLEMGPDSVTLTEREFDLLALLIRSGEDPQPRSQLHATLWAAEGASTENVVDVYVGYLRRKLETADFGFEIKTVRNRGFCISGRRPELLES
- the pqqA gene encoding pyrroloquinoline quinone precursor peptide PqqA; its protein translation is MAWTKPIIREIECGMEINMYGPDSDEEREVLF
- the pqqB gene encoding pyrroloquinoline quinone biosynthesis protein PqqB, with product MAFRAHILGAAAGGGLPQWNCGCDNCNLARSGTIPPQTQSSLAVTADGTSWAILNASPDIRGQLADTPALHPTGLRDLPLRAVLVTNGDIDHVAGLLTLREMQPFRLFATAGIHEVLAENPIFNAVNATVVPRETIALDAPFELVPGLIATLFPVPGKVPLYLEGETVETDLIGDQTVGVRLQALDSTAYYIPGCALLTDDLRARLDGADTLFFDGTLWADDEMVRAGLGKKTGKRMGHMSMSGPDGSIAAFEGLSIRQKIYVHMNNTNPVLRPSSAEKAQAEAAGWIIGQDGMEVS
- the pqqC gene encoding pyrroloquinoline-quinone synthase PqqC, which codes for MAQTREQFEARLRQIGAERYHDLHPFHDRLHGGSCTPDQVRAWVINRYYYQHSIPMKDAAFMSRVESPDLRRAWRSRIEDHDGTAENEGGIRRWLRLAEAVGLEPDYVASCEGVLPATRFAVDAYVRFVREKTLLEAVAASLTELFAPKIHANRIQGLLKNYAFADDSSLSYFRNRLKEAPKDVAFGLSWVLDHADTQEKQDAAAKALVFKTDVLWAQLDALSAAYVEPARIPPGAWQPHEGLARQRKAS